From a single Planococcus shenhongbingii genomic region:
- a CDS encoding DUF488 domain-containing protein, translated as MIIYTIGHSSHSKEQFEKMLKETGIELLADVRAFPGSRKWPQFSKDVFPVWLEAEGITYEHFPKLGGRRRKSKEVDGKMNAGWRNRSFQNYADYTLSEEFQQGVAELLQKASQQKTAYCCSERHPSRCHRLLISNWLVANGYQVRHIIDGKDGVVELVDHELGMWGAQAELKSGGTVTYPPEEVNETSNDSK; from the coding sequence ATGATAATTTATACAATCGGGCATTCCAGCCATTCAAAAGAGCAGTTTGAGAAGATGTTAAAGGAAACTGGCATTGAGCTATTGGCGGATGTCCGGGCATTTCCGGGCAGCCGGAAGTGGCCGCAGTTCTCTAAGGATGTCTTTCCCGTGTGGCTCGAGGCAGAAGGAATTACATATGAGCATTTCCCGAAACTCGGCGGCAGGCGCCGGAAGTCGAAAGAAGTGGATGGCAAGATGAATGCCGGCTGGCGCAACCGCTCTTTTCAGAATTACGCGGATTACACTTTATCGGAAGAATTTCAACAGGGGGTAGCGGAACTTCTGCAAAAAGCATCTCAACAGAAGACGGCGTACTGCTGTTCGGAACGGCATCCTTCCCGATGCCACCGGCTGCTGATTTCAAATTGGCTTGTAGCGAATGGCTATCAAGTACGCCACATCATTGATGGGAAAGACGGAGTTGTGGAACTGGTCGATCACGAATTAGGGATGTGGGGAGCGCAGGCGGAATTGAAAAGTGGCGGGACAGTAACTTATCCGCCGGAAGAAGTGAATGAAACAAGCAACGACAGTAAATAA
- a CDS encoding TM2 domain-containing protein yields the protein MKNKLAAGLLGIFLGDFGAHKFYLGKPKTGLLYLAFCWTAIPAIIGFIEGVTYLLSSEENFQAKHGRRY from the coding sequence ATGAAAAACAAGCTGGCCGCTGGACTGCTCGGAATCTTTTTAGGTGATTTTGGCGCCCATAAATTTTATCTTGGCAAACCCAAGACCGGTCTTTTGTATCTTGCCTTCTGTTGGACAGCCATTCCTGCGATTATCGGCTTTATTGAAGGAGTTACTTATTTATTGTCATCAGAAGAGAATTTTCAGGCAAAGCATGGAAGAAGATATTAA
- a CDS encoding acetamidase/formamidase family protein, producing the protein MNRFSSVKTITSFSKQHKPAYFAELNEVVEIETLDCYAGQVKTAETLRADIDRSQLNPATGPVYINGIQAGDTLCVEVMAIETGDFGIMMAAPGLGPLGKSITDSTTKILPISDGRIQFNENLQLPVKAMIGVAGVAPEEDAISTAVPGTHGGNLDTKDIKAGNKLYLPVFVDGALAAFGDLHAAMGDGELSGTGVETSGVIRLGFTKVPIQLGNPMVEDREFLYFIASAESYEDAIQTALFQTAAQLASWLELPFDDSYRLMSAVCDLKFSQIVNKLVTVRVAVPKSLFADSLPWER; encoded by the coding sequence ATGAATCGATTTTCAAGCGTCAAAACAATTACTTCTTTTTCGAAGCAACACAAGCCTGCATACTTTGCCGAGCTGAACGAAGTCGTGGAAATTGAAACCTTAGACTGCTATGCCGGACAAGTGAAAACCGCCGAAACACTGCGTGCAGATATTGACAGGAGCCAGCTGAATCCGGCGACCGGTCCTGTTTATATCAACGGTATTCAAGCGGGGGATACGTTATGCGTGGAAGTGATGGCAATTGAAACGGGCGATTTCGGCATCATGATGGCTGCGCCGGGACTTGGCCCTTTAGGAAAATCCATTACGGACTCGACGACAAAAATCCTGCCGATCAGTGACGGGCGTATCCAATTCAATGAAAATCTTCAACTGCCAGTAAAAGCGATGATCGGAGTAGCCGGTGTGGCGCCGGAAGAAGATGCAATTTCGACCGCCGTTCCAGGCACACATGGCGGCAACCTCGATACGAAAGATATCAAGGCGGGCAATAAACTGTATCTTCCTGTATTTGTGGACGGAGCACTCGCCGCGTTTGGCGATTTACATGCGGCAATGGGCGATGGCGAACTGAGTGGAACCGGTGTTGAAACAAGCGGCGTTATCCGGCTGGGTTTCACGAAAGTTCCGATCCAGCTTGGAAATCCGATGGTTGAAGACAGGGAGTTCCTCTATTTTATCGCGTCAGCCGAATCATACGAAGACGCCATTCAGACAGCTTTGTTTCAAACCGCAGCCCAATTGGCAAGCTGGCTTGAGCTGCCGTTTGATGACAGTTACCGCTTAATGAGCGCCGTGTGCGATTTGAAATTCAGCCAGATTGTCAACAAGCTGGTTACGGTGAGAGTCGCAGTGCCAAAATCGTTATTTGCAGATTCACTTCCTTGGGAGCGTTGA
- the ppsA gene encoding phosphoenolpyruvate synthase produces the protein MQKYVKDFQEISKEDLLLVGGKGLNLGELAKVPTVQVPSGFCVTTEAFKQVLNGNVQALALLEQLSDLTAADKKQIKEVSAELRHGMEQTEMPDEIEREIISSFRRFGDKNAYAVRSSATAEDLPTASFAGQQDSFLNIRGKQDLIKHVIKCWASLFTERAVVYRIQNDFDHRKVYLSVVIQQMIFPQASGILFTADPVTSNRKIASIDASFGLGEALVSGIVSADNYKVREGKIIGRTVSAKKIAVYPLADGGTEQKQVAVGQQGQQALTDVQILMLEKIGRHIEAHFGKPQDIEWCLAGGEVFIVQSRPITTLYPLPEKRDEQYRIYLSFGHQQMMTEPINPLGMSFFRFISDVELIPAGGRLFLDLSADLAAWSGRQIFMRTMKSNDPLLYDALEKFLDRKQALPRGQRMLKIGSDQFSVGFFREIIKIYRNNDRRLSSRLINLSEAFIRELEWRIQTVSGDELFELIEEEQNELRRVIANPQSMAAIMVGVYAAFWLNKNIEKWLGEKDVADILSQSVTNNVTSNMGLELLDVSDVVRKYPEVVAYFEKPSKTTFFEDLEKLEGGPAVSQVLQDYLGKYGMRCSGEIDISKTRWSEDPTILVPVILGNIKNFGPNARKVKIEEGKRKAKQKRQEILSRLEQLPGGTRKVKNTKKMISVLQNFIGYREYPKFAFIKRYYFYKKALMQEAALLQEKGVIGQAEDVYYLSFEEFRNAVNGGTVDRQIIEDRKAAYRYYEKLMPPRLMTSEGEQISGTYHPDKLPDGALAGLPVSAGVVEGRARVVVKMEDAHIEAGDILVTAFTDPSWTPLFVSLAGLVTEVGGLMTHGAVIAREYGLPAVVAVENATKNIKDGQKIRINGSEGYVELLD, from the coding sequence TTGCAAAAGTATGTGAAGGACTTTCAGGAAATCAGCAAAGAAGATTTGCTGCTTGTTGGAGGGAAAGGCTTGAATTTGGGGGAATTGGCAAAAGTACCAACTGTCCAGGTGCCGTCCGGATTTTGCGTGACGACTGAAGCTTTTAAGCAGGTACTGAATGGAAATGTTCAGGCACTTGCCTTGCTTGAACAGTTATCTGATTTAACGGCAGCAGACAAGAAACAAATCAAGGAAGTCAGTGCGGAACTGCGGCATGGCATGGAACAAACGGAGATGCCGGATGAAATAGAGCGGGAAATCATTTCTTCTTTTCGACGATTTGGCGATAAAAATGCTTATGCGGTCCGCTCAAGTGCGACGGCTGAAGATTTGCCGACGGCGTCATTCGCGGGGCAGCAGGATTCCTTCTTGAATATCCGGGGAAAGCAGGACCTCATAAAGCATGTCATTAAATGCTGGGCTTCCTTATTTACGGAACGGGCAGTGGTGTACCGCATTCAAAATGACTTTGATCACCGGAAGGTCTATTTATCGGTCGTTATTCAGCAAATGATTTTTCCGCAAGCTTCCGGTATCTTATTCACCGCCGACCCGGTGACTTCAAACCGCAAAATCGCGTCGATCGATGCCAGCTTCGGACTCGGAGAGGCACTGGTTTCCGGGATTGTGTCAGCAGACAATTACAAAGTGCGGGAAGGAAAAATCATCGGCCGGACAGTTTCTGCCAAAAAAATCGCTGTTTATCCACTGGCAGACGGTGGGACAGAGCAGAAGCAAGTGGCAGTCGGGCAGCAAGGCCAACAAGCGCTTACAGATGTCCAGATTTTAATGCTGGAAAAGATCGGCAGGCACATAGAAGCGCATTTCGGAAAGCCGCAGGATATTGAATGGTGCTTAGCGGGCGGAGAGGTTTTTATTGTGCAAAGCCGTCCTATTACAACTTTGTATCCGCTGCCGGAAAAACGCGATGAGCAATACCGCATTTATCTTTCATTTGGCCATCAGCAAATGATGACTGAGCCGATCAATCCACTCGGCATGTCATTTTTCAGATTCATCTCGGATGTTGAATTAATTCCTGCGGGCGGACGGTTGTTTCTTGATTTGTCAGCTGATCTAGCTGCATGGAGCGGCCGTCAGATTTTCATGAGAACAATGAAATCGAACGACCCTTTATTGTACGATGCACTCGAGAAATTTCTTGATCGAAAACAAGCACTGCCTAGAGGACAGCGGATGCTCAAAATAGGATCTGACCAATTTTCTGTGGGGTTCTTTCGGGAAATCATTAAAATTTACCGAAACAATGACCGCAGGCTGAGCAGCCGGTTAATCAATCTTAGTGAGGCATTTATCCGAGAATTGGAGTGGCGGATCCAAACGGTTTCCGGTGATGAGCTATTTGAATTAATCGAAGAAGAACAAAATGAATTAAGAAGAGTCATTGCCAATCCGCAAAGCATGGCTGCAATCATGGTCGGTGTATACGCAGCATTCTGGCTCAATAAAAACATAGAAAAATGGCTGGGCGAAAAGGATGTAGCGGACATTCTCAGCCAATCCGTCACCAATAATGTCACTTCGAATATGGGGCTTGAATTATTGGATGTGTCTGATGTGGTGCGGAAGTATCCTGAAGTGGTGGCGTATTTTGAAAAGCCCAGCAAAACAACTTTTTTTGAAGATCTTGAAAAACTGGAAGGTGGGCCAGCAGTTAGCCAGGTGCTGCAGGATTATCTCGGAAAATATGGCATGCGCTGTTCTGGGGAAATCGATATCTCCAAAACCCGATGGAGTGAAGACCCGACTATTCTGGTGCCTGTGATTTTAGGCAATATCAAAAACTTTGGCCCCAATGCCCGAAAGGTAAAAATAGAAGAAGGAAAACGGAAAGCCAAACAAAAAAGACAAGAAATTCTAAGCCGTTTGGAGCAATTGCCTGGAGGCACGCGAAAAGTAAAAAATACAAAGAAAATGATCAGTGTACTCCAGAATTTCATCGGATACCGGGAATATCCGAAATTCGCCTTTATCAAACGCTATTACTTCTATAAGAAAGCTTTGATGCAAGAAGCTGCGCTCTTGCAGGAAAAGGGGGTTATCGGACAAGCTGAGGATGTCTATTATTTATCGTTTGAAGAATTTCGCAATGCGGTGAATGGTGGAACCGTCGATCGCCAAATAATTGAAGACAGAAAAGCGGCGTATCGATATTATGAGAAGCTGATGCCTCCGCGCCTGATGACATCAGAAGGCGAGCAGATTTCCGGAACTTATCATCCTGACAAATTGCCGGACGGTGCATTGGCAGGGTTGCCGGTTTCTGCAGGAGTGGTCGAAGGAAGGGCAAGAGTTGTAGTGAAAATGGAGGATGCGCACATTGAAGCGGGGGATATTCTCGTTACGGCTTTTACCGATCCAAGCTGGACGCCATTGTTTGTTTCGTTGGCCGGATTGGTGACAGAAGTCGGTGGACTGATGACCCATGGCGCAGTGATTGCAAGAGAATACGGCTTGCCGGCTGTCGTTGCAGTGGAAAATGCCACTAAGAACATTAAAGACGGACAGAAAATCCGCATCAACGGCTCTGAAGGCTATGTGGAGTTATTGGATTAG
- a CDS encoding DUF4181 domain-containing protein, producing MEKFFLAVLLLFFFSWLVKIFLRKAFDIKKVKKEFFSYNHVNSLHGKIDWTLRIVSFVANISFVYLTFYKGLSFNLFLFGLLILLILDYSVTAFFQWKYSEDPKQSILTVSEMSILAFALGAAIWFDLLSSLT from the coding sequence ATGGAAAAGTTCTTTTTAGCCGTTTTGCTGTTATTCTTCTTTAGTTGGTTAGTAAAAATATTTCTCAGAAAAGCATTCGATATTAAAAAAGTGAAAAAGGAATTTTTCTCTTATAACCATGTCAACAGTCTGCACGGGAAAATCGACTGGACATTAAGAATTGTTTCTTTTGTGGCAAACATCTCTTTTGTTTATTTAACTTTTTATAAGGGACTTTCGTTCAATCTATTTCTGTTTGGACTACTTATTCTCCTGATTCTGGATTATTCGGTAACAGCTTTTTTTCAATGGAAATACTCAGAAGATCCGAAACAATCCATTTTGACAGTCAGTGAAATGTCTATTCTTGCCTTCGCTTTAGGAGCCGCTATTTGGTTTGACCTGCTATCTTCATTAACCTAA